The DNA sequence GATCGCCCAGAGCTACGCCCGCCGCACCCGCACCTCCAACCTGCTGGCCGGTTTCGACTGGGATTTCCTGAAACGGGCCTCGGGCAGCGCCTCGCTGCAGTTCCGCTACAACAACATGCGCAACCAGGACATCAACAGCGCCACGCCCAAGGTCAACTGGGAGCGCGATACGTTCATGAGCTGGGCCCTGCACGATGTACAGTTCGAGAACGAGGTCTACCCCAACCGCGAGTGGCCGTTCGAGGCCGCCGACAAGCGCCGGTATTTCCCGGACGGCGAGACCGGCTGGCACCGGACCTGGGCCGTCCAGACGCCTTTCTACCAGGATGACCGCAGTTGGCTCTATTTCCTGACCTACCGCTATCTGCGCGAGCAGCAGGACAATTTCAAGGGCGACCTGGACATCCAGCTCAACCGCCAGAACCGGGCCAAGCTCGGGATGCAGTACACCAAGTTCACCAACCGGATGTTCGACATCCACGCCATGCACCCCACCCGCGACATCCAGAACGAGTTCGCCTACTCGCCCGACATGCTGGCGCTCTATGTCCAGAACCGGACCGACCTGGGCGATTTCGTCCTCGACTACGGCCTGCGCTACGACGCGTTCCGGCCCAAGACCAACTGGGGCATCCGCAACGGCGACCAGTGGGGGCAGGACTATTCTCCCAAGACGATCAGCGAGTTCTCGCCCCGCTTCGATGTCGCTTTCCCGGTGACCGACAAGGCCCAGATGCGCTTCGCCTACGGCGTGTTCACCCAGTTGCCCAGCCTGTCGTTCATTTTCAACGGTGAAAACCCCGGCGACCTCGGCTACTCGCGCTCGGACGCGTTCGAGGCCGGGGTGAGCTACCTGGCCTCCAATGACATCGTGCTCGACCTGGTGGCCTACTACCGCGACGTGACCGGCAACGTGGCGGAGAAGGAATTCTTCCGCGACTACTGGCAGTACCACAGCGAGCGCCGCATCCGCGCCTACGAGACCGGCTACACCAACCGGGACAACGGCAACATCAAGGGCGTCGACCTGAGCCTGAAGAAGCGTTTCTCCAACAATTTCGCGCTCAACCTCTACTACACGCTCCAGTTCTCCCGGACCACCGGCAGCCAGTACGGCTCCACCTACAACTGGGCCAACTATCTCGATCCCTCCACCGGCGAGACTTTCACCCCGCCGGATGAGCTGCGCCCGATCAACGGCGACCAGACCCATAAGATTTCGGCCAATTTCAATTACGTGTTCCCCGAGGATTTCCGCGGCGGGAGCACCCTGGGCCTGATCCTGAAAGACGTGCGGGTCAACCCGGTGTTCACCCTCACCAGCGGGGAGCCGCTCTACAGCATGGGCGGACAGTCGATCGACTACACCTGGATGACGGAGCTGGACGGCAAGCCGATCGGCGGGCTGAACTTCTTCCGCGGCAAGTGGAACACCAATCTCGACCTGCGCCTGAGCAAGATGTTCCGTCTGGCGGGCAGGAAAAACCTGAGCTTCTCCTGCGAAATCTTCAACGTCCTCGACCGCAAGGTCAATTACCAGTATCCCAGGGACTACTCCTACGAGGATTACGCCGATCAGACCGGCGGGCTGGTGCTGGATTGGAATGATCCCAACCTGTCTGACCTCAACCGCTCCCGGTTCCAGGCGGATTTCAACCAAGACGGTATCCTGACCTTGGACGAAGCCGCCAAGGGCGCCATGGCCTATGACATGATGTTCGCGACCATGAACAAGAACCGCTGGGGCCTGGCCCGCCAGATCAGGCTTGGCGCCAGCTTCGACTTCTGAGCGTGCTGTCGCAGGGGGGGCGGAGGCCCGCCCGGGCCCGGCCGGACCCGTTTGTCCGGCACAGGCGCACCCGGCACCGTATCTGAACGCTCCGAGGCTTTTCAATACGGATTTATCAGGAGAACAACGTGAACAAAAACATGAGACTGATCAGTCATCTGGTCCTGGCGGCGCTGCTCGCAGCTCTGGCCGGCCCCGCGTCCGCGGAATGGAAACAGATGAAGCGAGCGGAAGGCAACAACCTGGGGCTGGTTATCAGCGTAAACTCGGAAAATCCGCTCTACGCCGGGTTGTATTCGGTCACCAACCACACCTGGCAGATACCCAAAGGCTCGGGCAACATGTTCGGCGGCGGCGGCCTGAGCTACAGCCCCAACGGGGTGGTTGATCTGGACGGCGACGGCGCCTGCGAGGATACGATGGTCGCCTGGGACCGCGGCTGCAGTTGCAAGGGCGGCGTCGGCAGCCTCGAGGCCAGGGACCTGGTAATCTCCCTGGCCGGCAGCGGCGAGATCATGCGGGACGCGGTCAACCGGATCGAGAACAACCGTGTCTGGAGCTCGCTCGACGCCGATGACATGGCCGACTGGCCCGCTGAGTTCCGCCAGGGCCGTGTCGGCACCGGCGAGCCCATCACCTACGGCGCCGAGACGATCGTCGGGCGGTACACCGACGCGTTCCAGATCCAGTACGGAGTGCCGCTGGGCGCCTCGCTCGAGTACTCGTTCTATTTCCTGAATTTCGCCGAAAGCAACAACATGATGTACGGCAAGTGCTTCGTGCGCAACATGAGCGAGTTCATCCAGTACAACTCCAACCCCAACATCTCCGACAAGGTGAAGACCTACGCTCCCAACGGCTTCACCTGGAACGAGATGACCATGACCTGGTCCGACTACGAAATGGCCTCGCCTCCGGGCGAGGACCAGGACGACGGCGGCTGGATCTACCATCCGGCCCTGGAGGCGGTGGGGATCGTGGACCAGGACGGGCTGGAGAGCAGTTTCACCCCCCAGGAAACCCCGATCTTCGTGCACAAAGTCCTGCGCCAGATGTCCCACAACGGCGAGACCATGACTTTCCGGAGCTTCTGCCCCAAGCTCTACACCCAGTACGGCGTGCGCCACGGGGTGGACGTGCTGGAGAGCGGCCGGACGTTCCACGACGCCTATGTCTGGCAGCTCGGCCAGGAAGCCTGGCCCGCCGATAAGATCAACCCCTGGACCGGACGGCAGACAATCGCCGGCATCCCGGGCGTGATCGAGCCCACGGACGCGGCCTACAACACCTGGCTGTTCGGGCACGCCTACAACCTCTACAACTCGTACGCCGTGCTGCACGACATCGCCCCCCGCGACACGCTCAGCCTGGACTTTGTCTATGCTTTCGTGCCGGTGGAGCCGGGCAAGAGCTATGTCATGCCGAAGCTGATCGTTGAAAACATCGGCGACCCCGGCATGCAGCAGTACCTGGCCCCCTGCGAGGATTACCTCCACGTGGCCGAGGTCGTGCACGGCGGCAACTACGTGCTTCCCGAGACCCCGACCCCGCCGCAGCTCACCATCGTCCCCGGCGACCGTCAGGTCACGATCACCTGGAGCGATGTCAACATCGACCAGACGGATGCCTACTACTACTTCCTGCAGTCCCATCCCGAGCTGGACCCCGAGGGGGTCTACCGCGAGAAGGATTTCGAGGGCTTCCGCCTGTACCGCAACTTCGCCGGCCCGACCGAAACCCACGCCGAGCTGATCGACACCTGCAGTATCTCGCTGAACAACCTCCATTTCTTCTACGTGGACCGGATGGTCGATGACCTCGAAAAAGAGCGCATAACCAACGGGATGAAGGTCTGGTACGCCCTGGTCCCCTACGACAGGAACTACGATCCGGCCACCGGCGCCGAGATGAGCCTGCCCGGTCCCGGCAGCGGCAAGGCCTGGAACCGGCCCGGCAGCGGCCTGTATTCCGTGATCCCGCGCAGCAACGCCAGCAATTTTAAAGAGATGAGAATGGGAAAGGTCACTTTCAATTCCCACTCCCCGGCCGAGATTTTCCCGGGGACCTCCGCAGTCCTGACCGGAGACGGTGAGGGCCACCTGACACAGGCGCCGGTCTACATGGAGCCGGCAATGACTGACCTGAAACTGGTGCCCGTGCTGAGTGAGACGATCACCCAGGATATGACGCTGAACCTCAAGGTTGCCTCGGTCGGCTGGCAGCGCATATCCTGCGGCGAGTTCGCGGGCAGCACGGCCATGCTCAGCGTGGTCGAGAACGGCCAGGAGGGCTCTCCGGTGGGACCGCTGGCCAGTGTCAACAACGCGGAGATGTCACTGACCGCGAGCGGCCCGATGACGGCGGACGGCTGGAAATACGCCCTGGAGATGACTTTCGGGCACCTCGATTTCGCCGATGGACCGAATAACATGTTCTACGACATCAATCTGGGCTCCTACGAAGGCGGCTCAGTCGATATCCTGCCGGGCGGCTGCGGAGAACGTGCTGTCGGCGGGTTCCCGGCCCTGGGCAATTTCATCGACAACGGCCGTTTCCGTATCACCTGGAAGGATGCCGGCAACGGACAGCTCACGCTGGATGTCTTCGACGAGACACACGGCGTGGCGGTGCCCTATGTCGAACACCCGGATGACGAGAACGGCCGCGGCTGGGGCTTCTGGACCGAGGACAACTTCGGCGGCACGATCGAGCCGGGCAGCGGCAACGGAATGCTTATCGACGAATGGATGGAAGATATTCCGCGTTCCGAGCGCAGCGCAAAGCAGTCGCAGACAATCCCCGCCGACAACCTGTCGAATTTCGCCATCTTTCTCGACGGGCTGCCCTGGGCCGCCCTCGATCTGGAGTCGATGCCCGCTCCGGGCACGGTCTGGGTGTTCGATGTCGCCTACGGCGAGTGGAACTACGAGGGGACCGAGTTCACCCAGTACCCCGACCTGCCCACCCTCGGCGATTCCTGGAGCATCGAGGTCAAGGGCGCCTCGCTCAAACCCGAGGACGCCGATCTGACGAAGATCAAGGTCGTGCCCAACCCGTACCTGGCCAGCTCCTATCTCGACCTGTCGCCCAGCAGCCGACGGATCGAGTTCATCAACCTGCCGGACCGCTGCAGTATTTCGATCTACACGCTGTCCGGCAACCTGGTCAACGTGCTCAACCATATCGGCGCGGACCGGAACGGCTGGGGCAGATATCAGGACTGGGATCGCCTGGACGCGCAGAGTCAACCGCGTCAGTACACCGGCTACGACAACCACAGCGGCACCGAAGCCTGGAACCTGAGGAACCGTTTCGGCCAGACCGTGGCCAGCGGCCTCTATTTCTTCCACGTGACCGACTCCCGCGGGAAGTCGTTTACCGGGAAATTCTACGTGGTCAACTGACGCGAACCTGCGGCGCGGATTGCCTTTCTGAATCGGGCGCTTATTCCAGGTGAAATAACGGAGGTAGAACAATGTTAAGAAAATCTTCGCTGAATCTCATCCTGACAGCCTGCCTGGCGCTGTCGCTCCTGCCGGCGTCCGGCCGGGCGCAGGGCGTGTCGCGTCAGGAGTACAGCGGGCTGGATAAATACCCCACCCAGAACATCCCCGACCACTCCTCGTTCGTGGGGGTGCGGGCCGCGGAGTTCCTCGCCATCCCGGTCGGCTCCCGCGGCATCGCCATGGGCGGCGCCCTGACCGCCGTGACCGACGACATCAGCTCGATCTGGTGGAACCCGGCCGGCCTGGGCTTTCTGGGCAAACGTGAGGTCATGCTGTCCGTGATCGACTACACCCTGGACCTGACCTACAGTTGCGCGGCGTTCGCCGCCCCGATTGCCGACGGTCGGATCGTGGTGGGCGGGTTCGTCGGCTACCTGAACGTCCCGGAAATGGAGATCACCACGGTCTCCAACCCCGAGGGCACGGGTAACTTTTTCAGCGCCTATGATTTCCAGCTGGGCGGCTCGTTCGCCTACAACCTGTCGGACCGCTTCACCGCCGGGCTGAATGTCAAGTACATCCACCAGGACGTGTTCAGCAACATCGGCGGGGACGCGTTCGCCATCGACGCCGGTGCGATCTACCACACCGAGTTCATGGAGCGCGAGGTGAAATTCGCCTTCTCCATCCAGAACCTGGGCACCAACATCACCATGGACGGGCCCAACCTTCTGCGCGAGGTCGGCGCCGAGGACCGCGGCGGCGTGGTGCCGGACGGTTACGGGGACTACACCTCCGACCCCTACTCGGTCGCGCGCCGCGGCACCCGTCAGATGTACTACCGGACCCACACCTACCGCCTGCCCACCGCGGTCAAGATCGCCCTGGGCTACAACCTCTACAGCTCGGAGCATGTCAACTGGCTCGCGGCCGGCGAGATCTGGCGCAACAGCAACATCCCGCTCAGCTACAGCACCGGCACGGAGCTGAATTACCTGTTCTCCAGCGCCACCTCCGCCGCGCTGCGCATGGGCTGGCAGGTCCAGACGGACGAGTTCGACGAGGGCAAGGATCAGTACGGCTACGATTACTACCTCGATGACACTGCCTGGCGCGGGTTCAGTTTCGGCGGCGGGGTCAAGCGCGATTTCTCCGGCCGGGCGATCGATATCAGCTACGCCTACCGGAACATGGGACGGCTGAGTTCGAACCATTACTTCACCGTGAAGTGCGGGTTCTGAGCCTGAGCAAGGCTGTTTAGCCGACAGTGTGTCTTGAAAAAAGTCGGTTATCCTTCCCCGCTACGGTCCGGACCGCGGGCCCGGTTGGCGCGGTCCGGGCCGGGAAAGGATAACCGGCTGCCGTTCGGTGCATGGTTTGACTCCAGAGACGGGAGAGTTCGATGCGAATTACATTGTTGAGCGTGGGTCTTGCCGTTTTATTCTGCGCGGGCGGTCCCGGCCGGGCCTCGGCGGTTCAGCCCGAGCAGTGCCGCCGGGCCGGGTACGATGTCACCGCTTTCGGCGCGCGGGGCGACAGCCTCACGCTCTGCACCCGGGCGATCCAGGCCGCGGTGGACAGCGCCGCCGCGGCCGGGGGCGGTGCTGTCCGGTTCCCCCCGGGCCGCTACCTGAGCGGCACGATAGTCCTGAAAAGCCATGTCAGCCTGCACCTGGGTGAGGGCGCGGTGCTGCTCGGCAGCACCCGGACCGGGGATTACCCCAGGCATGTCCCGGCGTTCCGCTCCTACACGGACAACTACGTGACCCAGAGCCTGATCTACGCCGAGGGCCAGCACGATATCGCAATCACCGGCCGGGGCACGCTCGACGGCCAGGGGGCGGCCTATCCCTGGGAGGAGTACCGCGACCGCCCGGACGTGATCCGCATGGTCGACTGCCGCGACATCCTGATCGAGGGGATACATCTGCGCAACTCCGCGCTCTGGATGCAGCACTATCTGGCCTGCGACAACCTGCGTATCCAGGGGATCGAGGTCTACAACCACAGCACGTTCAACAACGACATGCTGGACATCGACTGCTGCCACAACGTGACGGTTTCCGACTGCCGCGGCGACTGCGATGACGACGGGATCACGCTCAAGAGCACCGCCGGCCGCGCCACCGAAAACGTGACCATCACGGGCTGCTTCGTCCGCGCCGGCTGCAACGCGATCAAGCTGGGCACCGAGTCCAACGGCGGATTCAAAAATATCGTGATCAGCAACTGCGCCATCGACTCCTGGTTCGGCAAGCCGGGGTTCTACGGGATGCCGCTCGGCATCGCCGGGATCGCCCTGGAGATAGTGGACGGCGGCACGCTGGAGAACGTGACTGTCAGCAACATCAGCCTGCGCAATGTCTCTGTGCCCCTGTTCCTGCGCCTGGCCAACCGTGCCCGTCCGTTCAAGGACGGCATGGAAAAGCCCGGGATCGGCAGTTTCAGCAACGTGGTGATAAGCAACATTGTCGCCTCCTGCCTCGACGCCTCCGGCAGCTCGATCACCGGCCTGCCGGGCCACCCGATCCGTAACGTCACCTTGAGCAACATCCGGATCACAGCCCCAGGCGGCGGCACGCGCCAGGAGTTCCTTAAGCCCGTGCCCGAGCTGGAGAAGGACTATCCGGAGGCCACGATGTTCGGCAACCTGCCGGCCTGCGGTTTTTACTGCCGTCACGTGGAGGGCCTGCGGCTGCGGGATGTGGACATCCAGGTGGACAGCGCGGATGCCCGCCCGGCGATGGTGTTCGAGGACGTGGCGCGCCTGGAGCTGAACGGGGTCGCCGAGAGCCGCCCTGGCCCCGGAGCCGAGGCGGCCCTGGTGCTCAGGGACGTGCGCGAGGCCACACTGGCGTTCTGCCGCAAGGCGGCCGCCTCGGCCCGGCTGTTTGTCTGCACCGGGGACAGCAGCGGAATCCGCACTTTCGGCAATGCCGATGCTGAGCGCTGACACCGGAAAGCGCACCCCAGCCTCCGGAAGGGGCCGCTGTTCCGTGAAAGACGCCGGAGCAGGCAGACTTTTAGCCCACAATCTTTTAGTTTATATTCTGAATCGAGCCAGCCGCGAGAGCCGGTTCCAGGGTCAGCCGGGTAAGGTATAAGGGAAAAGACATGCACAGAGTGTTGAAAGCAGGGGCCTTTTTGACCGTTTTGATCTGTGTCGCCTGTTCCGCCGGCGGGAAGTCCTCCGGGCCGGACAACGGCTGCACCTTGGCAATCCCAGCCGGCACAGGGCCGCTTATAATCACCTGGGACCACTCCACCCGTCTGGCGCTGGACTGGTCGGCCCCCGGGACCCGCCCGGCGGCGCCGGAGGCCGCTGGCTGGACACACAAAGGCCGCGCCGTGGCCGCCCTCGCGCTGGCCGGCCGGGATGGAGTCTGCACGGCCGACACGTTCTCCGCCCCAGGGCTGGAGCTGGTGCGCCAGGTCTGGCTTGCCCGCGACAGCGATGCGCTGGCGCTCCGCCTTACCCTGTGCAACACCGGGGCAGAGCCGCTTCGGTTGGAGGCACTCACGCCCCTGAGCTGCCGCGGCCCGGAGAGTTTCATTCTCGATGGCCGGGGGGCGCAGGACTGGAGCCTGCTGGTCCAGAGGCGCCAGAAAAACGACATCCCCTCGGTTGAAAAGCCACGGCCGGGCCTGCACCTGGAGGCGGACCCGTTTTTCCTGCTGCGCGCCGACAGTGCCAGCGGGCCGGAGCTGCTCTGCGGCTTCATCACCCAACTCGGCTGCCTCTCCGAACTGGACCTGAGCTTCGGTGAAAGGGACGGCCGCCCCGCGCTCGACAGCCTGGCCGCCCGCTGCGAGTTTGGCGGCGTGGAACTGCCGCCGTTGGGCGAGCGCACGAGCCAGTGGGTGTACCTCCGGTCCGGCCCCGATCCGAACGGGTTGATGGCCGATTTCGCCGAGCGGATGGGGAGTTGTTACGGAGTGCCGCAGCCGCCCCGGCCCTCACCCACGGTGTTCTGCAGTTGGTACTACTACGGTCCTTTCTTCTCGGAGAAACACCTCGATGCCTCGCTGGCGCACCTGAAAAAGGACCGTATCCCGTTCGATGTCTATCTGATCGACGACTGTTGGGAGCAGGCCTGGGGTGACTGGTATGCCAACGGCAGGTGGCCCGGCGGGATGCAGCAGGCGGCCGGCAGGATAAGCGCCCTGGGTTACCGTCCCGGCCTCTGGACCTGCCCGCTCCTGGCCGCGAAAGACTCCAGGCTGGCGGTGGAGCACCCCGACTGGATGCTGCGCCTGGAGGACGGCTCCCTCTTCATTTTCCCGATGGACGAGCATGTAAACTTCGTCCTCGACCCGACCGCTCCCGGGGTGTGCGATTTCCTCGAACAGACCTACCGCCGCTTGAGCGTGGATTACGGTTTCAGCTATCACAAGCTGGATTTCATGCGGGCGGTCCTGGCCGAGGGCGGCCTGCGTTTCCACGATCCGCGGTCGACCTGTCTGGAGGCCTACCGTCTGGCCCTGGAGGCCGTGCGGCGCGGCGCAGGAGCGGGGGCCTATATTTCGGTGTGCGGCGGACATTACGGCGCCTCGCTGGGGATAGCGGATTCCCAGCGCAGCGGCAGCGACCTGGTCGCGGACTGGGAGGACATCAGCCCCAAGTTCAAACAGAACCTCCTGCGCCTCTGGATGGGCCGTCTCTGGCACATCGACCCGGACGCGATGATGGTCCGGCGGAACGAGCACCGCAAAAAAGCCGGCGGCTACGAGAACCTGGCCCTGGGACGGTTCTCGGACGAGGAGAGCCGGACCATCGCCCTCAATCAGTATATCGTGGGCAACATGGTCTGTTTCTGCGAGGATTTCGATTCGCTGGACGAGGACCGCAAGGCCCTCTACCGGCATGTCATCCCCTCGATCAGCACCGCCGCCGTGGCCCTGGACCCGTTCGAGCCGACATGCCCCTCCCTGTTCCTTACACGGGTGACCCCCCGCTGCGGCGGCCTCCTGCCGTGGATCACCCTGTCCGTGGTCAACTGGACCGACAGCACCCAAAGTGTCGAGGTTGCTCTGAGCGGGGAAGTCACCGGTTCTCTTGCAGGAACGCGATTCCTGGTTTCCGAGTTTTTCAGCCGGCGCGTGCTGGGAATCTATCAGTCAGGGCAGAGATGCGAACTCGGGGCGCTGGAGCCACACAGTTGCCGTCTGCTCCGGATCGCCCCCTGGGACGGTGAAAGCCCCGTGCTGGCCGGGACCGACCTGCACTTCTCAGGCGGAGGGGTGGAGGTCGCGCAGTGGCGGACCGCGGGAGACAGCCTGGCCGAGGGACAGATAGAGACCCGCTGGAACTATCCCGTGCGGGTGACAGTGGCTTTCCCGGCGGACAACGCGGCGGGGTTCGCGGCGGAAACGGCGGTGCTGGAAGCGGGGCAGAAAGCGTTCAGCCTGCGCAGACAATAACCGGCCTGGCATCCGCATGAGCGGATGATTGTTTCGAGCGGCAATATCCTAATCGATCGAACTTCCTTGCCAGCCGAGAGGGTGCAGCCGACTGCCAAAACACGGGACAGCTTAATAGCCTTTTCTTCTGAGCATGGCCAGCAGCGCAGCGATCCCGCCGGCCAGGGCCACTCCTTTCAACACCCGGAACAGGCTGACCAACCAGGCGATCCCGATCCCCAGGGCCGCCCACTGGACCCACCAGACATGCACACCCGTGATCATGTTGATCATCCAGTTGATGAACAGCAACAGCAGTAGAACAAAAGGCCCCTTGATCAAGAAATGGGCGGCCCGTATCGTCCTGAGCATCGGCGTGACCTTTCCTGGTGAATGGCGGTTGTCTGATCCTTCCCTTCCGGTTTGTGAGCCGGGAATTCAACCTCTCCCGCTCAAACCGGAGGCATCGCTGTTGCTTTGTATGTCAAATCAGCCCCCACCGTCGGCTGGGACATTCAGACGCAGCCCAGGGGAAATGGATGCTCAACGCCTTTATTCACAATGAATTACAGATGAAAATCACAACTACAATGATCCTCTTCTCTTGTTATGACCATTAATAGTATGGAATGGTTCAAAATAATTGAGCCTCAGGCCCCCGCAGATTTGGAATCATTCTGTCGGTATAGTCTCCACTTCCCGGCGCGGCCAGTTCTATTCCACTGGATACTTGTAGTTTTCCCCCTCTTTCATCCGCACCACTTTCCCATCCGGCCCGGTCTCGAACGTTAGCAGCTCGCCGTGCGCGCCCCAGCCGCCACCCTCCATGCGGAACGTGTTCCCGCCCTCTGGCCATAGAGTGTACAGCGTGGCCATGGGGTCGGCGTTCACGGGGTTGATCATAACCAGGCGGCCTTCGTGGACCAGGACCTGGCTGTCGCCGGTCCAGGCGCGGTACAGGCCGACAAACCTGTCCCAGGCCGGGTCGGGCTGCGTTTGGGTCTGCGGCGGACACGCCGCCTTGAGTATCGCCGGGGCCAGCCATTCGAACGCCCGGTCCACCACCACGGTGGTGGCGTCATCCGTGTTCTGCAGGACAATCACCCCGATCTTCTCCGCGGGACTGACCGCGAAATGTGACCTGTAGCCCGGGAGCCAGCCCCCGTGGAAAACAATGTCCCGCTCCTTGGTGTGTGAAATCCCGAAGCCCAGGCCCCAACCGGCCTGCCAGTCCGGATAGAGCCAGTGCACGCGCTGCATTTCCCTGAGCGTACTGGCTTTAAGGATTTCCCGCCCGCCAGTCTGGAGAAGGCGGAACTGCCAGGAAGCGAAACGGGCCAGGTCTTGGACAGCGGAGGAAAAGCTGCCGCAGGCGTTCATTCCTTTCAGCTCGACAAAAGGCATCACGGCCCGGGTCCCGTCCGGCATCCGTCTACCATAACCCTGGGCCAGGCGCTGCCTGGCCTGGCCGCTTATCGCCACGCTGGTGCTGGTCATGTTGAGAGGCGCCAGGATGTTGCGATCGATAAAATCGGCGTAGGGCAGGCCGGAGACCACGCTCACTATCTCGCCGGCCAGGGCGTAGCCCAGGTTGGAGTATTTCCACCTGGTCTGGCTGGGATAAGAGGTTTCCTGCCCTGGCAATGCGGTGATGATCTGCTCGATCTCCGGGAAATTAAAATCGTTCCAGGAGGGGAACGCCGCCTCCGAGGGAATGCCGCCGGTATGGGTCAGAAGGTGGCGGACAGTCACCGCCGGGGCGTCCGGCCAGCGGTTTTTCATCCTGAACCAGGGAAGGTACTTGACCACCGGATCGTCCAGCCGAAGCCGGCCCTCCTCCTGCAGGATCATGACCGCCACCGCGGTGAACATTTTCGACTGCGAGGCGATGCGGTAGATGTCTCCCAGCGCGGCTGGCCTTTTCCTGTCCAGGTCGGCAAAGCCGAAGCTCCTGGCCCAGACCAGCTCCTGGTCATAGACCACGGCGATATTCAGGGCCGGCTGGTTGTCGTAGGCGAGCCGGGTTTCAATCCAGGCCTCCAGGAGGTGGATATTGGAGGCCACGGCGGGGTCCTCGGCAAAGGAGGCGCCCAGAAAGCAGGCTCCGGATGAGCATTGGGACATTGACATGAGAGAGACCTCTGATTTAATGGACCGTAGCGTTCCAACTGCTTTGCAGCTTGATTATTGAGTGGAATACTACAATAACGGACGCTACCAAGAAACTCTCGACAAAAGTTATCACCCGCGGAAAAGAAGAACAGATAAATCAGGGACTTTGAACAAAATATGTCTCACAATTTTGAACGTCAACTGTCCAAGATGCTCTGACGAGGTGCAAGCGGATCGAACTGCCACGAGAGCGAGAAAGACTTTCATCATCCGTGAGGGCGGCAAAACCCCGAGCAAACAAAAAGGGCCTGCGATCTGTCGCAAACCTTTGTCATGCAATGGTGGGCGCTACCGGGCCCGAACCAGCGCCCACCTGCTTGTAAGGCAGGG is a window from the bacterium genome containing:
- a CDS encoding serine hydrolase; translated protein: MSMSQCSSGACFLGASFAEDPAVASNIHLLEAWIETRLAYDNQPALNIAVVYDQELVWARSFGFADLDRKRPAALGDIYRIASQSKMFTAVAVMILQEEGRLRLDDPVVKYLPWFRMKNRWPDAPAVTVRHLLTHTGGIPSEAAFPSWNDFNFPEIEQIITALPGQETSYPSQTRWKYSNLGYALAGEIVSVVSGLPYADFIDRNILAPLNMTSTSVAISGQARQRLAQGYGRRMPDGTRAVMPFVELKGMNACGSFSSAVQDLARFASWQFRLLQTGGREILKASTLREMQRVHWLYPDWQAGWGLGFGISHTKERDIVFHGGWLPGYRSHFAVSPAEKIGVIVLQNTDDATTVVVDRAFEWLAPAILKAACPPQTQTQPDPAWDRFVGLYRAWTGDSQVLVHEGRLVMINPVNADPMATLYTLWPEGGNTFRMEGGGWGAHGELLTFETGPDGKVVRMKEGENYKYPVE